DNA from Lentibacillus amyloliquefaciens:
ATCTTCTCCCTCTTTATATTAACGTATTCTTAGAATTCCTTCGTTTTTCTTCCGTTTTCTTTCGATTCCCAGAAGCATATGGTAATCATCGAATCCTTCATTTGAAAATAAAGGGTATATTTGGAATTTGAGCAGGACACCAGCCAGACATCCATGGATGATTTCCATGAAATGGATATGAATCGTATGATCGTACCTTGGATCTCCACGTTACACATGGCGGTGGACCCTCCCACGTCTCTCGGCGTCAATGCGCGCAAATTCCTTCGTTCGACCTGACCATGGTGGATGCCGGAAATGCTCCTTTAGCGGGTCTATGCCCTAACGGAAAAAATATCGACCGGCTTCTCCGTGCTTCTATTGTTCGAAATAAACATGCAACGGTTCAACGAAATGGTTCTGTCTTCTTAAGCAGCTTCCTGTAAGTCTGAAATGCCGGGGATGTCCCGGATCATGCGTGTTTCACTGAAGGCACACTCCCGTGTCCCTAAGGTATAAAAGATTTTGACGAGCTTGCGACTCAGAGCGACGAACGACTGCTTCCCGGTAAGGGGATTGGTGGACCGGTGACGATAGTGTTCATGAAGTTTCCGGAACGCTTCATTGTGAAAGGCGAGAGGGCGGGCGACCTGGAACAGCAAGCTCCGCAGTCGCTTTCTCCCGCGTTTCGTAATCGTCGTCTGGCCCTTGAACTTTCCGGATTGGTTCACCTTCAGGTTGAGTCCCGCTAATTTAATGATTTGGCGTGGATCTCTGTAGTTGGCCAAGTCACCGACTTCCGCGAAGAAACCGGCTACCGTCAGGGCGCTGACACCTTTGATGGCCGTCATCTGATCGGCACCAGGGACGTGAAGAACGAGTTCTTCGAGTTGTGCTTCAAGAGCGACGAGACGTTCTTCGATTCGTTTGTACTGCTCGATCAGATAACGGAATTCCTCCCGGGCCATGCGCAGACCGACGGTAAGACCGACACTGGTTTCAGCCGCCTGTTTCAGCGCCTGGATGCGTTTGGTACCAACCGCCCGTTTGGCAGCTGCCTTCACTTCCGCCCGTAACGCTTCTTCCGAAGCTTGGCGGACATCTTCCGGGAGGAAGCCTTTCTCCAATAGGTGGAGGGCGGCTTTCCCGGTCCAGTCTTTGAACACCTGGAGGAACTCCGGGAAGTACCGATCCAGGGCATTCTGCATCTGTGCTTTGATGGAAGAGAGATCTTCCTGCATGATGTCGTAGACCTTCATGCCTTCGCGCAGTTCCGCGTACACATCCTCAGGCAGGGTCGGTTCATGGAACCGTCCATCTTTGACGATTTGAGCGATGACTTTCGCATCCTTCGTATCGTTCTTCGTTGGGGAGTCATCGTCCATCTCTTTGAACCGTTTCACCTTCATCGGATTGACGACCACGGTGTGAATCCCACGGGCTTTCAAGTGATACGCCAGGTTCAGCCAGTAATGGCCGGTGGGCTCCATCCCGATCATGAGATCCGGGCGGTCATGGGCTTCGGAAAGCTCTCTCGCCCAAGTTAGGAGATTCGAAAATCCATCCATCGTGTTGGCGAAGACCAGCCGTTTAGTGAGGTCGCGCCCCCGATCGTCGATGGCCCGTGCGACATGTTTG
Protein-coding regions in this window:
- a CDS encoding IS110 family transposase, whose protein sequence is MDFTQNQRLAQMNERTLIIGVDVAKHKHVARAIDDRGRDLTKRLVFANTMDGFSNLLTWARELSEAHDRPDLMIGMEPTGHYWLNLAYHLKARGIHTVVVNPMKVKRFKEMDDDSPTKNDTKDAKVIAQIVKDGRFHEPTLPEDVYAELREGMKVYDIMQEDLSSIKAQMQNALDRYFPEFLQVFKDWTGKAALHLLEKGFLPEDVRQASEEALRAEVKAAAKRAVGTKRIQALKQAAETSVGLTVGLRMAREEFRYLIEQYKRIEERLVALEAQLEELVLHVPGADQMTAIKGVSALTVAGFFAEVGDLANYRDPRQIIKLAGLNLKVNQSGKFKGQTTITKRGRKRLRSLLFQVARPLAFHNEAFRKLHEHYRHRSTNPLTGKQSFVALSRKLVKIFYTLGTRECAFSETRMIRDIPGISDLQEAA